In one window of Paraflavitalea soli DNA:
- the ppsA gene encoding phosphoenolpyruvate synthase — protein MSTYIKQLKEVSMQDVAVVGGKNASLGEMLSQLARKGINVPDGFATTAIAFRLFLQHNNLDQPLDALMRQLDRQQFTNLKETGAKARALLQQAELQPDLREEIIRTYHAFSGSKDLTVAVRSSATAEDLPEASFAGQHESFLNVTGEKALLEAVHQCFVSLYTDRAIKYREDNGFRHNEVALSAGIQRMVRADLGCAGVAFTVEPESGFKGVVHLSGAWGLGENVVQGTVTPDEFIIFKETLRKGKKAIIQKTLGEKARTMVYGETGTVNVDTPLDKRNQYVLSDAEITTLANWALLIEDHYGKPMDIEWAKDGHTGGLFIVQARPETVHSSKNAYQVTEYKLLETGERLTTGEAIGSKIATGIARILHSPKDADRLKPGEIVVTEITSPDWDPVLKNAGGIITDKGGRTSHASIVARELGVPAIVGCSDATQKIQDGDLVTVSCAEGKTGFVYKGMLKYEENALDFSRIEMPVFIDVMMILGDPEKAFQLSFYPSKGVGLMRMEFIITHAIKVHPMALVKFNTLKDGAVKQAIEALTFQYADKRDYFTDKLSQGIATIAAAFYPREVIVRMSDFKTNEYANLLGGKEFEPEEENPMLGFRGASRYYNERYREGFELECKAIRIVREEMGLTNVNVMIPFCRTVAEGEKVLQVMDECGLARGRQGLKVLVMAEIPSNVLLASEFARIFDGFSIGSNDLTQLTLGVDRDSAIVSDLFDEQDKAAKKMFSMVIREAKKSGVHVGLCGQAPSDFPAFTQFLAEQSIDSISFNPDALLKGIENINQAEKIISESY, from the coding sequence ATGAGCACTTATATAAAACAATTAAAGGAAGTATCGATGCAGGATGTCGCTGTTGTAGGTGGAAAGAATGCTTCTCTTGGTGAAATGCTTTCGCAGCTTGCCAGGAAAGGCATCAATGTGCCTGATGGCTTTGCCACAACTGCCATTGCATTCCGTTTATTCCTTCAGCACAATAATCTGGATCAACCATTGGATGCATTGATGCGGCAACTGGACCGCCAACAGTTTACCAATCTCAAAGAGACGGGGGCTAAAGCACGGGCGCTGCTGCAGCAAGCCGAATTGCAGCCAGATCTCCGCGAAGAGATCATCCGTACTTACCATGCATTTTCCGGCAGTAAAGACCTTACAGTGGCTGTGCGCAGCAGCGCAACAGCAGAAGACCTGCCCGAAGCCAGTTTTGCGGGGCAGCATGAATCCTTTCTCAATGTAACCGGTGAAAAAGCCTTGTTGGAGGCTGTTCATCAATGTTTTGTTTCATTGTATACCGATCGTGCCATCAAATACCGGGAAGACAATGGTTTCCGGCACAACGAAGTAGCTTTGTCGGCCGGCATACAAAGAATGGTACGGGCCGACCTGGGTTGTGCCGGTGTGGCATTTACTGTGGAACCCGAGTCTGGCTTCAAGGGGGTTGTTCACCTGTCGGGTGCCTGGGGTTTGGGTGAGAACGTAGTACAGGGAACCGTTACCCCCGATGAGTTTATCATTTTTAAGGAAACGCTCAGGAAGGGTAAAAAGGCCATCATCCAAAAGACGCTGGGAGAAAAAGCCAGGACCATGGTATATGGAGAAACGGGTACAGTAAATGTAGATACGCCTTTGGATAAACGTAACCAGTATGTATTGAGTGATGCTGAAATAACGACATTGGCCAATTGGGCTTTGCTGATAGAAGATCATTATGGCAAACCAATGGATATAGAATGGGCCAAAGATGGTCATACCGGTGGTTTGTTCATTGTGCAGGCCCGCCCTGAAACGGTGCACAGCAGTAAAAATGCTTACCAGGTCACTGAATATAAATTATTGGAAACAGGTGAGCGCCTTACTACAGGTGAGGCTATTGGCAGTAAGATAGCTACCGGTATTGCCCGGATACTGCATTCGCCTAAAGATGCTGACCGGTTAAAACCGGGGGAGATCGTAGTAACTGAAATTACCAGTCCCGACTGGGACCCGGTACTCAAAAATGCGGGGGGCATCATTACTGATAAGGGAGGCCGCACCAGCCATGCTTCCATCGTTGCCCGGGAATTGGGCGTACCAGCCATTGTGGGCTGTTCTGATGCCACCCAAAAAATACAGGATGGTGATCTTGTGACTGTATCCTGTGCAGAAGGTAAAACGGGATTTGTATATAAAGGGATGCTCAAATATGAAGAGAACGCTCTTGATTTTTCCCGGATAGAAATGCCGGTATTTATAGATGTGATGATGATACTGGGTGACCCGGAAAAAGCTTTCCAGCTTTCTTTCTACCCAAGCAAAGGGGTTGGACTGATGCGTATGGAGTTTATCATTACCCATGCCATTAAGGTACATCCTATGGCGCTGGTAAAATTTAATACCCTCAAAGATGGAGCAGTAAAACAAGCCATAGAAGCGCTTACCTTCCAATATGCTGACAAGCGGGATTATTTCACCGATAAATTGTCACAGGGTATTGCCACCATTGCCGCGGCCTTCTATCCCAGGGAAGTGATCGTGCGCATGAGCGATTTCAAGACCAATGAATATGCCAATCTTCTTGGAGGAAAAGAATTTGAGCCGGAAGAAGAAAATCCGATGCTGGGTTTCCGCGGCGCTTCACGGTATTACAATGAGCGCTACCGGGAAGGCTTCGAACTCGAATGTAAAGCCATTCGCATTGTACGCGAGGAAATGGGGCTCACCAATGTAAATGTGATGATACCTTTTTGCAGAACGGTAGCCGAAGGTGAGAAAGTGTTGCAAGTGATGGATGAATGCGGACTGGCAAGAGGACGGCAAGGATTGAAAGTGTTGGTGATGGCCGAGATACCTTCGAATGTATTGCTGGCAAGTGAGTTTGCCCGCATCTTCGATGGCTTTTCCATCGGTTCCAACGATCTTACCCAACTTACGCTGGGTGTAGACCGTGATTCTGCCATCGTTTCCGACCTGTTCGATGAGCAGGATAAGGCGGCGAAGAAGATGTTCTCCATGGTGATCCGTGAAGCTAAAAAGAGCGGGGTGCATGTTGGTCTTTGCGGACAGGCGCCCAGTGACTTTCCTGCTTTTACTCAATTTCTGGCCGAACAAAGCATCGATAGCATTTCTTTTAATCCCGACGCATTGCTGAAAGGGATCGAGAATATTAACCAGGCAGAGAAGATCATCAGTGAAAGTTACTGA
- a CDS encoding YtxH domain-containing protein translates to MKNSSKILVALAIGAVAGAIAGILFAPDKGTETRRKLSEEGKKMAEGLKNQCCKATDNLKKEMEEAGNGFA, encoded by the coding sequence ATGAAAAACAGCTCTAAAATACTCGTTGCATTGGCCATCGGCGCCGTAGCAGGCGCTATTGCAGGCATTTTATTCGCCCCCGATAAAGGAACCGAAACACGCCGTAAACTCAGCGAAGAAGGAAAGAAAATGGCGGAAGGCCTGAAGAATCAATGCTGCAAGGCCACTGATAACCTCAAAAAGGAAATGGAGGAAGCCGGTAACGGTTTCGCCTAA
- a CDS encoding sulfite exporter TauE/SafE family protein, whose protein sequence is MSVLVFTILLFSGAALAGLLGSLTGLGGGVVLIPLLTLVFKVDIHYAIGTSLVSVIATSSGAAAAYVKEGITNIRLGMFLEVATTIGALAGAFLATYIATSWIAIVFGIILILSALTAFTHHTENISTVQGSRLSRRLKLNGSFPTEAGIQHYSVKHVAGGFVMMNIAGIISGILGIGSGALKVIAMDRIMQIPFKVSTTTSNFMIGVTAAASAGIYLKRGYIDPGLSMPVMLGVLLGAYVGSKILFKANTKALKILFAIVVLFLALEMIYNGITHEL, encoded by the coding sequence ATGTCTGTACTGGTTTTTACTATCCTGCTTTTTTCAGGGGCAGCCCTCGCCGGTTTGCTGGGATCACTTACCGGCCTGGGCGGAGGGGTGGTATTGATACCGCTGCTCACCCTCGTATTCAAAGTGGATATCCATTATGCTATCGGCACTTCGCTGGTAAGTGTTATAGCCACCTCATCAGGGGCTGCCGCCGCTTACGTTAAAGAAGGTATTACCAATATCCGGTTGGGCATGTTCCTGGAAGTGGCTACTACGATTGGCGCTTTAGCAGGTGCTTTCCTTGCAACGTACATTGCTACTTCATGGATTGCCATCGTATTTGGCATCATTCTCATACTGTCTGCACTCACCGCTTTTACACACCACACAGAGAACATAAGTACGGTACAAGGTAGCAGGTTGTCCCGCCGGCTAAAACTAAACGGCAGCTTTCCCACGGAAGCAGGCATACAGCATTATTCCGTAAAGCATGTGGCCGGAGGTTTTGTAATGATGAATATTGCAGGCATTATTTCGGGGATATTGGGAATTGGTTCCGGTGCATTGAAAGTAATAGCTATGGACAGGATTATGCAAATACCCTTCAAAGTATCCACCACTACCAGCAATTTTATGATCGGTGTTACTGCTGCAGCCAGCGCCGGTATTTATCTTAAGCGAGGGTATATCGATCCGGGGCTTTCCATGCCCGTCATGTTGGGGGTACTGCTGGGCGCTTATGTGGGATCAAAAATATTGTTCAAGGCCAATACCAAAGCCCTGAAAATATTATTTGCCATTGTGGTGCTCTTTCTTGCCCTGGAAATGATCTACAACGGCATCACGCACGAACTGTAA
- a CDS encoding phage holin family protein produces the protein MEGPMTGIHELAAAAKEYVNTRVDSMKLKAAEKTSLIISDLVAGAIVAVVFLFVLVFGSIAGALALSAWIGKPWSGFLVVAVIYLLAGIITWGAKERMIRIPVMNKIIHQLFKNEVADEED, from the coding sequence ATGGAAGGACCAATGACTGGCATTCACGAACTGGCAGCCGCAGCAAAAGAATATGTGAATACGCGGGTGGATTCGATGAAATTAAAGGCCGCAGAAAAAACTTCTCTTATCATTTCCGATCTGGTGGCTGGCGCTATCGTGGCAGTAGTGTTCTTATTCGTACTGGTATTTGGCAGTATTGCCGGCGCCTTAGCCTTGTCGGCGTGGATTGGTAAACCCTGGAGCGGCTTCCTGGTAGTGGCTGTCATTTACCTGCTTGCAGGTATCATTACCTGGGGCGCTAAAGAACGGATGATCCGTATTCCGGTCATGAATAAGATCATTCATCAACTGTTTAAAAACGAGGTGGCCGATGAAGAAGATTAA